From Coccinella septempunctata chromosome 4, icCocSept1.1, whole genome shotgun sequence, a single genomic window includes:
- the LOC123312107 gene encoding uncharacterized protein LOC123312107 isoform X2 encodes MDIKKLRSPFKSIYDIYDVLKLWNTFLGVACFSTTEGIDGKKIYFYDKGDNILPAVVSAISFTSFSMVFFQRCYQMDTEVDDLIFKGSYFFFCSGAILCRFTFVRRMDRFLDAHNLIEEVDAMLRKRGIDVNYEDSRAMAKTIMKYTFCTTFVIYLIYADQNVAEDTRLYHFICVCFGISFSMATILVEIAYLLHMAIIIRQRLKQLGIHLVKLRKTRNSKLVEQELQMIATVHLKLCKSWGLTADVLGPAIICLHGVFYLYCFFPLTFFDYILPRMKYEMAPMLILLFLIMSKILSLLAKLKEECKTLLLQMEHIEISNVFNGFFVVDAEALLAGIKSCSTYMMFFLQLNNSNMF; translated from the exons ATGGATATCAAGAAGCTGAGGTCTCCTTTCAAAAGTATCTATGACATTTATGATGTTTTGAAGCTGTGGAATACATTTCTGGGAGTTGCATGCTTCAGCACTACTGAAGGAATAGAtggtaaaaaaatatatttttatgataaaggAGACAATATCTTACCTGcag TCGTGAGTGCCATATCCTTCACATCATTCTCTATGGTTTTCTTTCAACGATGCTATCAAATGGATACGGAGGTGGATGACCTGATCTTCAAGGGCTCGTATTTTTTCTTCTGTTCAGGAGCAATATTGTGCCGTTTCACGTTCGTCCGAAGAATGGATAGATTCTTGGACGCTCATAATCTCATAGAGGAAGTTGACGCTATGTTGAGGAAAAGGGGAATAGATGTGAACTACGAAGATAGCAGAGCAATGGCGAAGACAATCATGAAATACACTTTCTGCACCACTTTCGTTATATACCTAATATATGCTGATCAAAATGTAGCTGAGGATACTAGATTGTATCATTTCATATGTGTATGTTTCGGAATTTCATTCAGTATGGCTACCATCTTGGTGGAAATCGCTTATCTCTTACATATGGCTATAATTATTCGGCAGAGATTAAAACAGTTAGGCATACACTTAG tgaaattgagaaaaacaaGAAATAGTAAATTGGTTGAACAGGAACTTCAAATGATCGCGACAGTGCATCTGAAACTGTGCAAGTCATGGGGATTAACTGCAGATGTTCTTGGACCAGCTATAATCTGTCTACATGGTGTCTTTTACCTTTATTGTTTTTTTCCATTAACTTTTTTCGATTACATCCTTCCTCGTATGAAGTACGAAATGGCACCCATGTTGATTCTGCTGTTCCTCATAATGTCGAAAATACTGAGTTTACTCGCTAAACTCAAAGAAGAG TGTAAAACTCTTCTGCTGCAGATGGAACATATCGAGATATCAAATGTTTTCAATGGATTTTTTGTGGTAGATGCAGAAGCTCTACTTGCT GGAATAAAATCTTGTTCGACCTACATgatgttttttcttcaattgaaCAATTCGAATATGTTCTAA
- the LOC123312107 gene encoding uncharacterized protein LOC123312107 isoform X3, producing the protein MDIKKLRSPFKSIYDIYDVLKLWNTFLGVACFSTTEGIDGKKIYFYDKGDNILPAVVSAISFTSFSMVFFQRCYQMDTEVDDLIFKGSYFFFCSGAILCRFTFVRRMDRFLDAHNLIEEVDAMLRKRGIDVNYEDSRAMAKTIMKYTFCTTFVIYLIYADQNVAEDTRLYHFICVCFGISFSMATILVEIAYLLHMAIIIRQRLKQLGIHLVKLRKTRNSKLVEQELQMIATVHLKLCKSWGLTADVLGPAIICLHGVFYLYCFFPLTFFDYILPRMKYEMAPMLILLFLIMSKILSLLAKLKEEGIKSCSTYMMFFLQLNNSNMF; encoded by the exons ATGGATATCAAGAAGCTGAGGTCTCCTTTCAAAAGTATCTATGACATTTATGATGTTTTGAAGCTGTGGAATACATTTCTGGGAGTTGCATGCTTCAGCACTACTGAAGGAATAGAtggtaaaaaaatatatttttatgataaaggAGACAATATCTTACCTGcag TCGTGAGTGCCATATCCTTCACATCATTCTCTATGGTTTTCTTTCAACGATGCTATCAAATGGATACGGAGGTGGATGACCTGATCTTCAAGGGCTCGTATTTTTTCTTCTGTTCAGGAGCAATATTGTGCCGTTTCACGTTCGTCCGAAGAATGGATAGATTCTTGGACGCTCATAATCTCATAGAGGAAGTTGACGCTATGTTGAGGAAAAGGGGAATAGATGTGAACTACGAAGATAGCAGAGCAATGGCGAAGACAATCATGAAATACACTTTCTGCACCACTTTCGTTATATACCTAATATATGCTGATCAAAATGTAGCTGAGGATACTAGATTGTATCATTTCATATGTGTATGTTTCGGAATTTCATTCAGTATGGCTACCATCTTGGTGGAAATCGCTTATCTCTTACATATGGCTATAATTATTCGGCAGAGATTAAAACAGTTAGGCATACACTTAG tgaaattgagaaaaacaaGAAATAGTAAATTGGTTGAACAGGAACTTCAAATGATCGCGACAGTGCATCTGAAACTGTGCAAGTCATGGGGATTAACTGCAGATGTTCTTGGACCAGCTATAATCTGTCTACATGGTGTCTTTTACCTTTATTGTTTTTTTCCATTAACTTTTTTCGATTACATCCTTCCTCGTATGAAGTACGAAATGGCACCCATGTTGATTCTGCTGTTCCTCATAATGTCGAAAATACTGAGTTTACTCGCTAAACTCAAAGAAGAG GGAATAAAATCTTGTTCGACCTACATgatgttttttcttcaattgaaCAATTCGAATATGTTCTAA
- the LOC123312107 gene encoding uncharacterized protein LOC123312107 isoform X1 — protein MDIKKLRSPFKSIYDIYDVLKLWNTFLGVACFSTTEGIDGKKIYFYDKGDNILPAVVSAISFTSFSMVFFQRCYQMDTEVDDLIFKGSYFFFCSGAILCRFTFVRRMDRFLDAHNLIEEVDAMLRKRGIDVNYEDSRAMAKTIMKYTFCTTFVIYLIYADQNVAEDTRLYHFICVCFGISFSMATILVEIAYLLHMAIIIRQRLKQLGIHLVKLRKTRNSKLVEQELQMIATVHLKLCKSWGLTADVLGPAIICLHGVFYLYCFFPLTFFDYILPRMKYEMAPMLILLFLIMSKILSLLAKLKEEGNKLNKTVIEFSLDEGINEPIIGKMCKTLLLQMEHIEISNVFNGFFVVDAEALLAGIKSCSTYMMFFLQLNNSNMF, from the exons ATGGATATCAAGAAGCTGAGGTCTCCTTTCAAAAGTATCTATGACATTTATGATGTTTTGAAGCTGTGGAATACATTTCTGGGAGTTGCATGCTTCAGCACTACTGAAGGAATAGAtggtaaaaaaatatatttttatgataaaggAGACAATATCTTACCTGcag TCGTGAGTGCCATATCCTTCACATCATTCTCTATGGTTTTCTTTCAACGATGCTATCAAATGGATACGGAGGTGGATGACCTGATCTTCAAGGGCTCGTATTTTTTCTTCTGTTCAGGAGCAATATTGTGCCGTTTCACGTTCGTCCGAAGAATGGATAGATTCTTGGACGCTCATAATCTCATAGAGGAAGTTGACGCTATGTTGAGGAAAAGGGGAATAGATGTGAACTACGAAGATAGCAGAGCAATGGCGAAGACAATCATGAAATACACTTTCTGCACCACTTTCGTTATATACCTAATATATGCTGATCAAAATGTAGCTGAGGATACTAGATTGTATCATTTCATATGTGTATGTTTCGGAATTTCATTCAGTATGGCTACCATCTTGGTGGAAATCGCTTATCTCTTACATATGGCTATAATTATTCGGCAGAGATTAAAACAGTTAGGCATACACTTAG tgaaattgagaaaaacaaGAAATAGTAAATTGGTTGAACAGGAACTTCAAATGATCGCGACAGTGCATCTGAAACTGTGCAAGTCATGGGGATTAACTGCAGATGTTCTTGGACCAGCTATAATCTGTCTACATGGTGTCTTTTACCTTTATTGTTTTTTTCCATTAACTTTTTTCGATTACATCCTTCCTCGTATGAAGTACGAAATGGCACCCATGTTGATTCTGCTGTTCCTCATAATGTCGAAAATACTGAGTTTACTCGCTAAACTCAAAGAAGAG GGAAACAAATTGAACAAAACTGTGATCGAATTCAGCTTGGATGAAGGAATTAATGAACCTATTATTGGAAAAATG TGTAAAACTCTTCTGCTGCAGATGGAACATATCGAGATATCAAATGTTTTCAATGGATTTTTTGTGGTAGATGCAGAAGCTCTACTTGCT GGAATAAAATCTTGTTCGACCTACATgatgttttttcttcaattgaaCAATTCGAATATGTTCTAA
- the LOC123312106 gene encoding probable multidrug resistance-associated protein lethal(2)03659: MLRLLHYQKNKMNNDNTMRKKENPLLKANFISKVTYFYMFKIMSVAVHHEISEEDTYEVLPRHKSSTLGRQLEIYWNEEVKKHKKFALHRALYRMFGNSYMLLGFCKFLEELVLLLVMPLSIGKIVTYFEKDQSIVSVSELYIYSTVVIVTLYVNAIFSHNATFHLLHIAMKMRIACSSLMYRKALKLSKSAVERTTVGNIITMLSSDVGKFEQGFFLSHFVWIAPILTLVALYLLYNQIQLSALWGIIFLSIFIPIQVLLGNMTSSKRYKILQRTDERVRLIHELLTGIQAIKMYCWEKPFSTVVKIARRNEMSEIRNHSYLIGLLYSLEFFITRIAVFISLVVYVLLGNTLAPQKIFVVTAIYNVIKPAVTIVFAMSIAALFSVNVSLKRIENFLRNQDYVENPSGFTPNNLRNIDPRDLESNQVSLPIEPRVFVRGVCAKWLDTSNEITLKNLNFNILSGELVAIIGPVGSGKTSLLNMLLREMIVISGDVDIQGRISYASQEPWFFAGNIQQNILFGESYDQDRYESVTHVCALLGDFQNFLHGDATLVGERGKALSGGQKSRVNLARCIYRKADIYILDDPLSAVDAKIGRHLYQKCIETFLGDKICILVTHQLQYLKTADKIIIMKDGRIEACGTFSELQNSGLDFAEMLETIQAEIEEKESRNITKADEKNSEDMPQMEKEKVVQGEVDLHTYWSYLRAGGNLFLISILIFLILISHVASFGGDYFVAYWVNLEQVKVVQPRIAYPTSIQRTKIISTYAVILACTTVTAIGFCLYYAAFFSRASRNLHEKMFNRLMQATMNFFSKNSVGKILNRFAKDLSLVDEHIPIVLLEVILIGCFVFGIFLLSVIVEAFLIIPLLLLFTGIYFFRRFYIRTSRSVKRLESVARSPILGHMTASLEGLATIRCYNMEKDLTEEFDRLQDVHSSSWFLFLASSRCFGFWLDMFSFTFVAVSIYFMLLFSSGMNGGNIGLVITQYLGLIGSLQWGMRQWSELENQMVSVERLLEYTEIEIEPERPNKPDLPKNWPKKGKVEFKDVCLKYDETDDAILKNITFSVEPGEKIGIVGRTGAGKSSVISALFQLYEVEGMILIDDINITNIPLKVSRQKISIIPQEPFLFSGTMRENLDPFSKYNDEFLWKALEQVELKDVISDENKGLDLIITEGGHNLSAGQRQLVCLARALIQQNKIIIMDEATANVDPYTDALIQKTIRTRFVDCTLLTVAHRLHTVMDSDKMLVMKRGRVEEFDHPYILLRNPDGFLYRLLKATGENTFQSLEQTARNNYEEKYGAKYIRVKPFEVPRRKRDI; this comes from the exons ATGCTGCGTTTACTCCATTATCAAAAAAATAAGATGAACAATGATAATACCATGAGGAAGAAAGAAAACCCACTGTTGAAAGCAAACTTCATTTCCAAGGTAACTTATTT TTACATGTTCAAAATAATGAGTGTGGCAGTCCACCATGAAATATCTGAGGAagacacatatgaggtgttacCTCGACATAAATCCAGTACATTGGGAAGACAACTGGAAATTTACTGGAACGAAGAAGTGAAAAAACATAAGAAGTTTGCACTCCACAGAGCATTATATAGAATGTTTGGAAACAGTTACATGTTGTTGgggttttgcaaatttttagaaGAACTTGTCTTGCT CTTGGTGATGCCTTTATCAATTGGAAAGATAGTTACGTACTTCGAAAAGGATCAGTCCATAGTTTCAGTATCAGAACTGTACATCTACTCCACAGTAGTCATCGTCACCCTATATGTAAATGCCATTTTCTCCCATAATGCTACCTTCCATCTTTTACACATCGCGATGAAAATGAGGATAGCTTGTTCATCGCTGATGTACAGAAAAGCACTCAAATTGAGTAAAAGTGCTGTGGAAAGAACCACTGTTGGCAATATCATCACGATGCTATCAAGCGATGTCGGTAAATTCGAACAGGGATTTTTCCTTTCACATTTCGTTTGGATTGCACCAATACTCACATTAGTTGCACTTTATCTTCTGTACAATCAAATTCAACTTAGTGCTCTCTGGGGAATtatatttttatcaatattcaTACCCATACAAG TTCTTCTAGGAAATATGACGTCATCTAAGAGATATAAAATTCTGCAACGAACTGATGAAAGGGTCAGATTGATACACGAACTCCTAACTGGTATTCAAGCCATCAAAATGTATTGTTGGGAAAAACCATTTTCAACAGTAGTAAAGATTGCCAGAAG aaatgagATGAGTGAAATCAGAAATCACAGCTACCTCATAGGACTACTCTACTCCCTCGAATTTTTCATAACAAGAATAGCAGTCTTCATAAGCCTAGTTGTTTACGTCCTTCTCGGGAATACTTTGGCACCGCAGAAGATCTTCGTCGTAACTGCCATATACAACGTGATTAAGCCAGCTGTCACAATAGTCTTTGCCATGAGCATAGCCGCCCTCTTCAGTGTCAACGTTTCCCTGAAGAGAATTGAAAACTTTCTTCGAAATCAAGATTACGTTGAAAATCCATCCGGTTTTACACCGAACAACCTTAGGAATATCGACCCAAGAGACCTGGAATCCAATCAGGTCTCTTTACCAATTGAGCCGAGGGTTTTCGTAAGAGGTGTATGTGCCAAATGGTTGGATACGTCAAACGAGATCACActcaaaaatttgaattttaacatattATCAGGAGAATTAGTTGCTATCATCGGACCAGTTGGAAGTGGCAAGACGAGTCTCCTCAATATGTTGTTGAGAGAAATGATTGTCATAAGCGGAGACGTAGATATTCAAGGAAGAATATCTTACGCCTCACAAGAACCTTGGTTCTTCGCTGGAAACATCCAGCAAAACATACTTTTCGGAGAATCCTACGATCAGGATAGGTACGAATCAGTTACACATGTTTGTGCTCTTTTAggtgattttcaaaatttccttcaCGGCGATGCTACTCTAGTCGGGGAAAGAGGAAAAGCACTCAGCGGCGGACAGAAGTCAAGGGTGAACTTGGCGAGATGCATCTACAGAAAAGCAGATATTTACATTTTAGACGATCCTTTATCTGCCGTGGACGCCAAGATAGGCAGGCATCTGTACCAGAAATGCATAGAAACATTTTTaggggacaaaatttgtattttgGTAACTCATCAGTTGCAGTACCTGAAAACCGCtgataaaattataataatgaagGATGGTCGTATCGAGGCATGCGGCACTTTTTCAGAATTACAAAATAGTGGTTTAGATTTCGCTGAAATGTTGGAAACAATTCAAGCTGAGATTGAGGAGAAAGAGAGTAGAAATATAACTAAGGCGGATGAGAAAAATAGTGAAGATATGCCGCAGATGGAAAAAGAAAAGGTTGTGCAAGGAGAGGTGGACTTGCACACGTACTGGAGTTATCTACGAGCAGGAGGAAACCTGTTTCTTATATCGATACTCATTTTTCTAATACTCATAAGTCACGTTGCGTCTTTTGGCGGTGATTATTTCGTTGCTTATTG GGTCAATTTGGAGCAAGTCAAAGTAGTGCAGCCAAGAATTGCATACCCGACAAGTATTCAAAGGACGAAGATCATATCTACATATGCAGTAATACTTGCCTGCACAACAGTGACTGCTATTGGATTCTGCTTATACTACGCAGCGTTTTTTTCGCGTGCTTCCCGCAATCTTCACGAGAAAATGTTCAATAGACTCATGCAGGCTACTATGAATTTCTTCAGTAAAAACTCCGTTGGCAAAATACTCAATCGATTCGCTAAAGATTTATCTTTAGTTGATGAACATATTCCAATTGTTCTTCTGGAAGTTATTTTG ATTGGTTGTTTCGTCTTTGGGATATTTCTCCTGTCGGTCATCGTAGAAGCGTTTTTGATTATTCCACTACTACTGTTATTCACAGGTATTTATTTCTTCAGAAGATTTTATATAAGGACCAGTAGGAGTGTCAAGAGACTAGAGTCCGTAG CAAGAAGTCCGATTCTTGGTCACATGACGGCATCTTTAGAAGGTTTGGCAACAATACGATGTTACAATATGGAAAAAGATCTAACTGAAGAGTTTGATCGCTTGCAGGATGTCCATAGCAGTTCTTGGTTCTTATTCCTAGCCTCTAGTAGATGCTTTGGATTCTGGTTAGACATGTTTTCCTTCACTTTTGTGGCGGTTTCTATTTATTTCATGCTGCTTTTCAGTTCAG GCATGAATGGTGGGAATATTGGTCTTGTCATCACACAGTATCTGGGCCTTATAGGGTCTCTACAGTGGGGCATGCGTCAGTGGAGTGAACTGGAGAACCAGATGGTTTCTGTTGAGAGACTCCTCGAGTACACAGAAATCGAAATCGAACCTGAGCGCCCCAACAAACCGGACCTACCGAAGAACTGGCCGAAAAAGGGCAAGGTCGAATTCAAGGATGTATGTTTGAAGTACGATGAAACGGATGACGccattctgaaaaatatcacGTTCTCTGTGGAGCCTGGTGAGAAGATCGGCATCGTCGGAAGAACCGGAGCTGGAAAGTCTTCGGTGATATCTGCTCTTTTCCAACTTTATGAAGTCGAAGGCATGATCCTGATCGACGATATCAATATAACTAATATTCCCCTGAAAGTTAGCCGCCAAAAAATTTCCATCATTCCCCAAGAACCTTTCCTGTTTTCTGGAACTATGAGGGAAAACCTAGATCCGTTTTCTAAATACAACGATGAGTTTCTCTGGAAAGCACTGGAGCAAGTTGAATTGAAGGACGTTATTTCCGATGAAAATAAAG GTTTAGATCTTATAATAACAGAAGGTGGACATAACTTGAGTGCTGGTCAACGACAATTGGTGTGTCTTGCGAGGGCGCTCATACAGCAGAATAAAATCATCATAATGGACGAGGCTACTGCTAATGTAGATCCATACACGGATGCCTTGATTCAGAAAACCATAAGAACCAGGTTCGTTGACTGCACTCTGTTGACGGTAGCTCATCGACTGCATACCGTCATGGACTCAGACAAGATGTTGGTGATGAAGAGAGGAAGAGTAGAAGAATTCGATCATCCGTATATTCTACTCAGGAATCCAGATGGTTTTCTATACCGTCTTCTTAAAGCTACCGGGGAGAATACTTTTCAGAGTTTGGAACAAACTGCCAGGAAT AATTATGAAGAGAAATATGGGGCAAAATATATAAGAGTCAAACCTTTCGAAGTTCCTCGAAGAAAAAGAGATATTTGA
- the LOC123310912 gene encoding ATP-binding cassette sub-family C member 4-like, translating to MSGIKNHSYLIGLLYSLEFFITRIAVFISLVVYVLLGNTLAPQKIFVVTAIYNVIKPAVTIVFAMSITALFSVNVSLKRIENFLRNQDYVENPSGFTPNNLRHIDPRDLESNQVSLPIEPRVFILSGELVAIIGPVGSVKTSLLNMLLKEMIVISGDVDIQGRISHASQEPWFFAGSIQQNILFGESYDQDRYESVTHVCALLGDFQNFLHGDATLVGERGKALNGGQKSWVNLARCIYRKADIYILDDPLSAVDAKIGRHLYQKCIETFLGDKICILVTHQLQYLKTADKIIIMKDGRIEACGTFSELQNSGLDFA from the exons ATGAGTGGAATCAAAAATCACAGCTACCTCATAGGACTACTCTACTCCCTCGAATTTTTCATAACAAGAATAGCAGTCTTCATAAGCCTAGTTGTTTACGTCCTTCTCGGGAATACTTTGGCACCGCAGAAGATCTTCGTCGTAACTGCCATATACAACGTGATTAAGCCAGCTGTCACAATAGTCTTTGCCATGAGCATAACCGCCCTCTTCAGTGTCAACGTTTCCCTGAAGAGAATTGAAAACTTTCTTCGAAATCAAGATTACGTTGAAAATCCATCCGGTTTTACACCGAACAACCTTAGGCATATCGACCCAAGAGACCTGGAATCCAATCAGGTCTCTTTACCAATTGAGCCGAGGGTTTTC ATATTATCAGGAGAATTAGTTGCTATCATCGGTCCAGTTGGAAGTGTCAAGACGAGTCTCCTCAATATGTTGTTGAAAGAAATGATTGTCATAAGCGGAGACGTAGATATTCAAGGAAGAATATCTCACGCGTCACAAGAACCTTGGTTCTTCGCTGGAAGCATCCAGCAAAATATACTTTTCGGAGAATCCTACGATCAGGATAGGTATGAATCAGTTACACATGTTTGCGCTCTTTTAggtgattttcaaaatttccttcaCGGCGATGCTACTCTAGTCGGGGAAAGAGGAAAAGCACTCAACGGCGGGCAGAAGTCATGGGTGAACTTGGCCAGATGCATCTACAGAAAAGCAGATATTTATATTTTAGACGATCCTTTATCTGCTGTGGACGCCAAGATAGGCAGGCATCTGTACCAGAAATGCATAGAAACATTTTTaggggacaaaatttgtattttgGTAACTCATCAGTTGCAGTACCTGAAAACagctgataaaataataataatgaaggaTGGTCGTATCGAGGCATGCGGCACGTTTTCAGAATTACAAAATAGTGGTTTAGATTTCGCTTAA
- the LOC123310922 gene encoding probable multidrug resistance-associated protein lethal(2)03659 codes for MLETIQAEIEEKESRNITKTDEKNSEDMPQMEKEEVVQGEVDLHTYWSYLRAGGNLFLISILIFLILMSHVASFGGDYFVAYWVNLEQVKVVQPRIAYPASIQRTFLCQMSSNGTPLWVFPRGVLSSPRYWQITSCNSDSLTENLTYRGSISVFK; via the exons ATGTTGGAAACAATTCAAGCAGAGATTGAGGAGAAAGAAAGTAGAAATATAACTAAGACGGATGAGAAAAATAGTGAAGATATGCCGCAGATGGAAAAAGAAGAGGTTGTGCAAGGAGAGGTGGACTTGCACACGTACTGGAGTTATCTACGAGCAGGAGGAAACCTGTTTCTTATATCGATACTCATTTTTTTAATACTCATGAGTCACGTTGCATCTTTTGGTGGTGATTATTTCGTTGCTTATTG GGTCAATTTGGAACAAGTCAAAGTAGTGCAGCCAAGAATTGCATACCCGGCAAGTATTCAAAGgacgtttctctgtcagatgtcg TCTAATGGCACTCCACTATGGGTGTTTCCTAGAGGTGTTTTATCATCGCCGAGGTATTGGCAAATAACTTCTTGTAATTCCGATAGTCTCACAGAGAACCTGACTTATAGAGGTTCAATCTCCGTTTTCAAATAG